One genomic window of Cydia strobilella chromosome 11, ilCydStro3.1, whole genome shotgun sequence includes the following:
- the LOC134745543 gene encoding liver carboxylesterase 1F-like isoform X2, which yields MVQVRVGDGLLEGEVLDNVLGGQYYSFKGIPYAAPPLGDLRFKAPQPVIPWDGVRSAKAHGPICHQFDMFTGKLCTEPSSEDCLYLNVYSPDLQPKKPLPVMFWIHGGGFLSGSGNTSFYGPDFLVNQNVVLVTINYRLAVVGFLCLNTKEVPGNAGMKDQVAALRWVKNNIRNFGGDPDNVTIFGESAGAGSVTYHLVSPMSKGLFKRAIAQSGTNLCHWAQAFEPRLRAEAIARSLGKETKDDKELYDFFKSLPIEMLTNPYAPLTAEEAVGLRVDLSLTVTDEKEFDGVERFFYGDVYERLHHGIHEGVELMMGCTTDEGIITFAFLPKENCFDTFNKYVQCFVPIDLALKCSAKDQMAIGQKVIEHYFGDKPVSKDNVDALIKYLSMQVIYKGIEYAKFIVQMDKNKLFYYQFDMYSERNIWTEGFGARPYIKGKGVCHCDDLTYLFSTETVKADLTTESTKLIKNMTKLWTDFAKFGDPTPDSSLGVKWPAFDPKKQQYLIIGNDLVVASHPNKEEFEFWEKLHQQYGNVKHEACRKTS from the exons ATggtacaagtgcgagtcggtgaCGGTCTGTTGGAAGGAGAAGTTTTGGATAATGTGCTCGGGGGACAGTACTATAGTTTTAAGGGGATCCCTTATGCTGCGCCTCCATTGGGGGACCTGAGATTTAAG GCACCGCAACCGGTCATACCTTGGGATGGAGTCCGCAGCGCTAAAGCCCACGGGCCGATCTGCCATCAGTTCGACATGTTCACTGGAAAACTCTGCACAGAACCAAGCAGCGAAGACTGCCTCTATTTAAATGTATACTCACCTGATCTCCAGCCTAAAAAACCTCTGCCTGTAATGTTTTGGATCCATGGCGGCGGTTTCTTAAGCGGCAGCGGAAACACAAGCTTCTATGGCCCCGATTTCCTTGTCAACCAAAATGTTGTCCTTGTAACTATTAATTACAGACTAGCTGTAGTAGGATTCTTGTGCCTGAATACAAAAGAAGTACCAGGAAATGCTGGTATGAAAGACCAAGTAGCCGCTCTTAGGTGGGTGAAAAACAACATAAGAAACTTTGGCGGAGATCCTGATAATGTCACCATTTTTGGAGAGAGCGCTGGGGCAGGGTCGGTTACCTACCACCTGGTGTCACCAATGTCCAAAGGTCTGTTCAAGCGAGCTATTGCTCAGAGCGGCACGAATCTATGTCATTGGGCTCAGGCGTTTGAGCCCCGATTAAGAGCTGAGGCTATAGCTCGTTCACTCGGTAAAGAAACCAAGGACGACAAAGAActctatgatttttttaaatccttaCCAATTGAAATGTTAACAAATCCCTATGCACCTCTTACGGCCGAGGAAGCGGTGGGGTTACGTGTTGATTTATCTTTAACTGTAACTGATGAAAAGGAGTTTGATGGAGTTGAAAGATTTTTCTACGGCGATGTTTATGAACGGCTGCACCACGGTATACATGAAGGAGTCGAACTCATGATGGGTTGTACAACTGACGAAGGTATTATTACATTTGCGTTTTTGCCGAAAGAGAATTGCTTTGACACATTTAACAAATACGTGCAGTGCTTCGTGCCCATCGATTTAGCGCTGAAATGCTCAGCGAAAGATCAAATGGCTATCGGTCAAAAAGTGATAGAGCATTACTTCGGCGATAAACCTGTCTCAAAGGACAATGTCGACGCCCTAATAAAGTACTTGTCAATGCAGGTGATTTATAAAGGTATTGAATATGCCAAATTCATCGTTCAGATGGATAAGAATAAGTTATTTTACTACCAATTTGACATGTACTCAGAAAGAAACATTTGGACTGAAGGGTTTGGAGCAAGGCCATATATCAAAGGGAAGGGCGTTTGCCACTGCGATgatttaacttatttattcaGCACTGAGACCGTAAAAGCAGACCTAACTACTGAAAGTactaaacttattaaaaatatgacaaaattgTGGACTGACTTTGCTAAATTCGG TGACCCTACCCCGGACAGCAGTTTGGGGGTCAAATGGCCCGCGTTTGACCCTAAGAAGCAGCAGTACCTGATCATCGGCAACGACCTCGTCGTGGCGTCACACCCAAATAAAGAAGAGTTCGAATTCTGGGAGAAACTACATCAACAATATGGAAACGTGAAACATGAGGCTTGCCGTAAAACCTCATAA
- the LOC134745543 gene encoding esterase FE4-like isoform X1, with amino-acid sequence MVQVRVGDGLLEGEVLDNVLGGQYYSFKGIPYAAPPLGDLRFKAPQPVIPWDGVRSAKAHGPICHQFDMFTGKLCTEPSSEDCLYLNVYSPDLQPKKPLPVMFWIHGGGFLSGSGNTSFYGPDFLVNQNVVLVTINYRLAVVGFLCLNTKEVPGNAGMKDQVAALRWVKNNIRNFGGDPDNVTIFGESAGAGSVTYHLVSPMSKGLFKRAIAQSGTNLCHWAQAFEPRLRAEAIARSLGKETKDDKELYDFFKSLPIEMLTNPYAPLTAEEAVGLRVDLSLTVTDEKEFDGVERFFYGDVYERLHHGIHEGVELMMGCTTDEGIITFAFLPKENCFDTFNKYVQCFVPIDLALKCSAKDQMAIGQKVIEHYFGDKPVSKDNVDALIKYLSMQVIYKGIEYAKFIVQMDKNKLFYYQFDMYSERNIWTEGFGARPYIKGKGVCHCDDLTYLFSTET; translated from the exons ATggtacaagtgcgagtcggtgaCGGTCTGTTGGAAGGAGAAGTTTTGGATAATGTGCTCGGGGGACAGTACTATAGTTTTAAGGGGATCCCTTATGCTGCGCCTCCATTGGGGGACCTGAGATTTAAG GCACCGCAACCGGTCATACCTTGGGATGGAGTCCGCAGCGCTAAAGCCCACGGGCCGATCTGCCATCAGTTCGACATGTTCACTGGAAAACTCTGCACAGAACCAAGCAGCGAAGACTGCCTCTATTTAAATGTATACTCACCTGATCTCCAGCCTAAAAAACCTCTGCCTGTAATGTTTTGGATCCATGGCGGCGGTTTCTTAAGCGGCAGCGGAAACACAAGCTTCTATGGCCCCGATTTCCTTGTCAACCAAAATGTTGTCCTTGTAACTATTAATTACAGACTAGCTGTAGTAGGATTCTTGTGCCTGAATACAAAAGAAGTACCAGGAAATGCTGGTATGAAAGACCAAGTAGCCGCTCTTAGGTGGGTGAAAAACAACATAAGAAACTTTGGCGGAGATCCTGATAATGTCACCATTTTTGGAGAGAGCGCTGGGGCAGGGTCGGTTACCTACCACCTGGTGTCACCAATGTCCAAAGGTCTGTTCAAGCGAGCTATTGCTCAGAGCGGCACGAATCTATGTCATTGGGCTCAGGCGTTTGAGCCCCGATTAAGAGCTGAGGCTATAGCTCGTTCACTCGGTAAAGAAACCAAGGACGACAAAGAActctatgatttttttaaatccttaCCAATTGAAATGTTAACAAATCCCTATGCACCTCTTACGGCCGAGGAAGCGGTGGGGTTACGTGTTGATTTATCTTTAACTGTAACTGATGAAAAGGAGTTTGATGGAGTTGAAAGATTTTTCTACGGCGATGTTTATGAACGGCTGCACCACGGTATACATGAAGGAGTCGAACTCATGATGGGTTGTACAACTGACGAAGGTATTATTACATTTGCGTTTTTGCCGAAAGAGAATTGCTTTGACACATTTAACAAATACGTGCAGTGCTTCGTGCCCATCGATTTAGCGCTGAAATGCTCAGCGAAAGATCAAATGGCTATCGGTCAAAAAGTGATAGAGCATTACTTCGGCGATAAACCTGTCTCAAAGGACAATGTCGACGCCCTAATAAAGTACTTGTCAATGCAGGTGATTTATAAAGGTATTGAATATGCCAAATTCATCGTTCAGATGGATAAGAATAAGTTATTTTACTACCAATTTGACATGTACTCAGAAAGAAACATTTGGACTGAAGGGTTTGGAGCAAGGCCATATATCAAAGGGAAGGGCGTTTGCCACTGCGATgatttaacttatttattcaGCACTGAGACC TGA